One stretch of Lemur catta isolate mLemCat1 chromosome 2, mLemCat1.pri, whole genome shotgun sequence DNA includes these proteins:
- the TCF21 gene encoding transcription factor 21, with protein sequence MSTGSLSDVEDLQEVEMLECDGLKMDSNKEFVTSNESTEESSNCENGSPQKGRGGLGKRRKAPTKKSPLSGVSQEGKQVQRNAANARERARMRVLSKAFSRLKTTLPWVPPDTKLSKLDTLRLASSYIAHLRQILANDKYENGYIHPVNLTWPFMVAGKPENDLKEVVTASRLCGTTAS encoded by the exons ATGTCCACCGGCTCCCTCAGCGATGTGGAGGACCTTCAAGAGGTGGAGATGCTGGAATGTGACGGGCTGAAAATGGACTCGAACAAGGAGTTTGTGACTTCCAACGAGAGCACCGAGGAGAGCTCCAACTGCGAGAACGGCTCTCCCCAGAAGGGCCGCGGGGGCCTGGGCAAGAGGAGGAAGGCGCCCACCAAGAAGAGCCCGTTGAGCGGGGTCAGCCAGGAGGGGAAGCAGGTCCAGCGCAACGCGGCCAACGCGCGCGAGCGGGCCCGCATGCGGGTGCTGAGCAAGGCCTTCTCCAGGCTCAAGACCACCCTGCCCTGGGTGCCCCCGGACACCAAGCTCTCCAAGCTGGACACGCTCAGGCTGGCGTCCAGCTACATCGCCCACTTGAGGCAGATCTTGGCTAACGACAAGTACGAGAACGGTTACATTCACCCGGTCAACCTG ACGTGGCCCTTTATGGTGGCCGGGAAACCCGAGAATGACCTGAAAGAAGTGGTGACCGCGAGCCGCTTATGTGGAACCACGGCGTCCTGA